One genomic region from Arthrobacter pigmenti encodes:
- a CDS encoding LacI family DNA-binding transcriptional regulator: MVAALAGVSRSTVSRVVNDAPNVDPDIVKSVQKAITTLNYIPNRAARSLASRRTNSVAVVVPESTSKVFADPFFATLVEGVAQTLVETKYTLNLIVSSEARPEKTRSYLLGGNVDGALVVSHHSGDHSWTRINDSLPVVFAGRPFRGESDSFYVEVDNQAAAERATQHLVEQGRTAIATIAGPQDMYAGIDRLRGWEAALHSARLNTSLVEFGDFTESSGRKAMRRLLDRGEKIDALFTANDQMAAGAYAVLAERNIRIPGEIAVVGFDDDSFATSVTPTLTTVHHPIVEMGHRMAEILLSLIEGNPAERVTRLPTSLVIRDSA; encoded by the coding sequence ATGGTGGCCGCGCTGGCTGGCGTCTCACGATCAACGGTGTCCAGGGTGGTCAACGATGCGCCGAATGTTGATCCGGACATTGTGAAGTCCGTGCAGAAGGCCATCACAACGCTCAACTACATTCCCAACCGTGCTGCTCGTTCGCTCGCGAGCAGGCGCACCAACTCGGTTGCAGTGGTGGTTCCGGAGTCCACATCGAAGGTGTTCGCTGACCCGTTCTTCGCAACCCTGGTGGAGGGCGTTGCCCAGACCCTGGTGGAAACGAAGTACACGCTCAACCTGATCGTGTCCTCCGAGGCCAGGCCGGAGAAGACGAGGAGCTACCTTCTCGGCGGCAACGTTGACGGCGCCCTCGTGGTGTCTCACCACAGCGGGGATCACTCCTGGACGAGGATCAACGATTCCCTTCCGGTGGTCTTCGCCGGCCGGCCGTTCCGCGGGGAAAGCGACAGCTTCTACGTGGAGGTGGACAATCAAGCGGCCGCCGAACGCGCCACCCAACATCTGGTCGAGCAGGGCCGGACGGCGATTGCCACGATCGCCGGTCCCCAGGACATGTACGCGGGCATTGACCGCTTGCGGGGCTGGGAAGCGGCACTGCACTCAGCCCGGCTCAACACCTCACTCGTGGAATTCGGCGACTTCACCGAAAGCTCGGGCAGGAAAGCTATGCGAAGGCTTCTCGACCGCGGCGAGAAGATTGACGCGCTTTTCACTGCCAATGACCAGATGGCTGCCGGCGCCTATGCTGTGCTCGCGGAACGCAACATCCGCATCCCGGGCGAGATCGCCGTCGTCGGCTTCGATGATGACTCGTTTGCCACGTCGGTGACTCCGACCCTGACCACCGTCCACCACCCCATCGTTGAGATGGGGCATCGAATGGCCGAAATCCTGCTCTCACTCATCGAGGGCAATCCCGCCGAGCGGGTGACGAGGCTGCCAACCTCGCTCGTGATCCGGGATTCGGCCTGA
- a CDS encoding carbohydrate ABC transporter permease codes for MTTTLNRPAAPRTAAPKQKPTFRQRLNVLDVKASPYLYIAPFFLLFALVGLFPLGYTFFVSLFDWHLLKGQGEFVGMANFAEVLRDRFFWNSLFNTMSIFLLSTIPQLVVATAIAAVLDQHLRAKTFWRMSILLPYIVTPVAVAMIFANMFGEQYGLINNILASLGIDRIMWMNETLPSHIAIATMVNWRWTGYNALILLAAMQAVPRDIYESAAIDGAGPFRRFFSITLPSIRPTMIFVVITATIGGLQIFTEPKLYDPRSAGGTARQFQTTVLYLWEMAFQRQNFGQAATIAWLLFLIIILFGIVNWLITRRIATAGDIRKIRTRVTSRRVR; via the coding sequence ATGACCACGACATTGAATCGCCCGGCAGCTCCCCGCACAGCTGCCCCCAAGCAGAAACCGACCTTCCGCCAGCGCCTGAATGTCCTTGACGTCAAGGCGTCCCCTTACCTCTACATAGCGCCGTTCTTTCTCCTGTTCGCTCTCGTGGGGCTGTTCCCACTTGGCTACACGTTCTTCGTATCCCTCTTCGACTGGCACCTGCTCAAGGGCCAGGGCGAGTTCGTGGGCATGGCGAACTTCGCCGAAGTACTCCGGGACCGGTTCTTCTGGAATTCGCTGTTCAACACCATGAGCATCTTCCTGCTTTCCACCATCCCGCAGCTTGTGGTTGCAACCGCCATAGCGGCCGTGCTGGACCAGCATCTGAGGGCGAAGACGTTCTGGCGCATGAGCATTCTGCTCCCTTACATCGTCACGCCGGTAGCCGTGGCCATGATCTTCGCGAACATGTTCGGCGAGCAGTACGGGCTCATCAACAACATTCTGGCCAGCCTGGGCATCGACCGCATCATGTGGATGAACGAGACCCTGCCCAGCCACATCGCGATCGCCACCATGGTGAACTGGCGGTGGACCGGTTACAACGCCCTCATCCTGCTCGCAGCGATGCAGGCCGTGCCCCGGGACATTTATGAATCCGCTGCGATCGACGGCGCGGGTCCGTTCCGGCGCTTCTTCAGTATCACCCTGCCAAGCATCCGGCCCACCATGATCTTCGTGGTCATCACCGCAACCATCGGCGGCCTGCAGATCTTCACCGAGCCGAAGCTCTACGACCCCAGGTCGGCCGGCGGCACCGCACGGCAGTTCCAGACCACCGTTCTGTACCTGTGGGAGATGGCTTTCCAACGCCAAAACTTCGGCCAGGCCGCGACCATCGCGTGGCTCCTGTTCCTCATCATCATCCTCTTCGGAATCGTGAACTGGCTGATCACCCGCCGCATCGCCACCGCCGGTGACATCCGAAAGATACGCACCAGAGTTACCTCGAGGAGAGTGCGATGA
- a CDS encoding Gfo/Idh/MocA family protein yields MRQHILVPPPCADPEVNPLAATGRKLRWGVVATGQIARKVTADIALLEDAVLHAVSSRREAAAAEFAREFGFAASYHDDDGEAGYQRLMRDPDVDVVYIATPHSQHREVAEAALKAGKHVLCEKPVTTDAADAAALVDLARAQGLFLMEAVWTRFLPSVNRAWDIMASDELGDVQCVQADLGFVSAYDAGSRLWDPAAGGGALLDLAVYPLTWAFGSLGIPTGVTATGTVNDDGVDLRNALTLTYGTGAFAQLTTSITATYPSAATVSGNAGWLRTSAPLYNPSELLIQSGGDSRTEVFGQIGGNYVYQLREVTRCIQSGLTESPTMPWADTLLTMRLLDEVRAQFSAGAV; encoded by the coding sequence ATGCGTCAACACATTCTCGTTCCTCCTCCCTGCGCGGATCCGGAAGTAAACCCGCTGGCCGCTACCGGGAGGAAGCTGCGCTGGGGCGTGGTGGCAACCGGGCAGATCGCCCGTAAGGTGACGGCGGACATCGCCCTGCTAGAGGACGCCGTACTGCACGCGGTCAGCTCCCGCCGGGAGGCCGCTGCCGCTGAGTTCGCCCGCGAGTTCGGCTTCGCGGCGAGCTACCACGACGACGACGGCGAAGCCGGCTACCAGCGTTTGATGCGGGACCCCGACGTCGACGTCGTCTATATCGCCACGCCGCACAGCCAGCACCGGGAAGTGGCGGAGGCGGCGTTGAAGGCCGGCAAGCACGTGTTGTGCGAGAAACCGGTCACGACAGATGCGGCGGACGCAGCCGCGCTGGTGGATCTTGCGCGGGCCCAGGGTCTATTCCTCATGGAAGCGGTGTGGACGCGGTTCCTGCCAAGTGTGAACCGGGCGTGGGACATCATGGCGTCAGACGAACTCGGGGACGTCCAGTGTGTGCAGGCTGACCTGGGTTTTGTCTCCGCATATGACGCCGGATCCCGGCTCTGGGATCCAGCGGCCGGGGGCGGTGCTCTGCTTGACCTCGCTGTCTACCCGTTGACCTGGGCCTTTGGTTCGCTGGGCATCCCAACCGGTGTGACGGCGACGGGCACGGTGAACGACGACGGCGTGGACCTCCGCAACGCGCTCACTCTCACTTACGGGACGGGGGCCTTCGCCCAGCTGACAACGTCGATCACGGCGACGTATCCCAGCGCGGCAACCGTGAGCGGGAACGCAGGATGGTTGAGAACCTCGGCGCCGCTCTATAACCCTTCAGAACTGCTCATCCAGTCCGGCGGTGACAGCCGCACCGAGGTGTTCGGGCAGATCGGCGGCAACTACGTGTACCAGTTGCGGGAGGTCACCCGCTGCATTCAATCGGGCCTTACGGAAAGCCCCACGATGCCCTGGGCGGATACGCTCCTGACCATGCGTTTACTGGATGAAGTCCGCGCGCAGTTCAGCGCGGGAGCGGTGTGA
- a CDS encoding DUF808 family protein — MSGGLVALLDDVAALARIAAASVDDVAAGAARAGVKAAGVVIDDAAVTPQYVSGADPSRELPMIKRIFWGSLRNKLLIILPALLLVSAFASWAIPFILMLGGTYLCYEGAEKVWHKVRGDHAAEKTPAVEKGPEAEAKVTKGAITTDFILSCEIMVISMNEVAEESILTRALILIVVAVVITVVVYGAVALIVKMDDFGLHLTTRDSAGSKRFGELLVKGMPAVLAAITFVGTIAMLWVGGHIMVQGAHDLGWHAPYDLIHTLEEPFAGIAVVGGFLAWLVNTLCSAVVGLAWGLLIMSIVHPLLKVLPFGKKKGGHEEGDIRAAVAGYRPNKSRADSESGPVEKPSGR; from the coding sequence GTGAGCGGCGGTCTCGTCGCACTCCTGGACGACGTCGCGGCCCTGGCCCGCATCGCCGCCGCATCGGTTGACGACGTCGCTGCAGGTGCCGCCAGGGCGGGGGTCAAGGCTGCCGGCGTGGTGATTGACGACGCCGCAGTGACCCCGCAGTACGTGTCCGGTGCGGACCCGTCCCGTGAACTGCCGATGATCAAGCGGATTTTCTGGGGATCGCTCCGGAACAAGCTTCTAATCATCCTGCCGGCGCTGCTGCTGGTAAGTGCTTTCGCCTCGTGGGCCATCCCGTTCATTCTCATGCTGGGCGGCACCTATCTCTGTTACGAGGGTGCCGAGAAGGTCTGGCACAAGGTCCGCGGCGACCATGCAGCAGAGAAAACTCCGGCGGTGGAGAAGGGCCCTGAGGCGGAAGCCAAGGTGACCAAGGGCGCCATCACCACGGACTTCATCCTCTCCTGCGAGATCATGGTCATCTCAATGAACGAGGTGGCCGAAGAATCCATCCTCACACGGGCTCTTATCCTGATTGTCGTGGCCGTCGTCATCACGGTCGTCGTGTACGGAGCCGTTGCGCTGATCGTCAAGATGGACGACTTCGGTCTACACCTGACCACCAGGGACTCGGCGGGATCCAAGCGTTTTGGCGAGCTTCTCGTCAAGGGGATGCCCGCTGTACTGGCCGCCATTACGTTCGTGGGAACTATCGCCATGCTCTGGGTAGGCGGTCACATCATGGTGCAGGGCGCCCACGACCTCGGTTGGCATGCGCCCTATGACCTGATCCACACCCTCGAAGAACCCTTCGCCGGCATTGCCGTGGTCGGCGGTTTCCTGGCCTGGTTGGTCAACACCCTGTGCTCGGCCGTGGTCGGGTTGGCCTGGGGCCTGCTCATCATGTCCATTGTGCACCCGCTGCTGAAGGTGCTGCCGTTCGGCAAGAAGAAGGGCGGCCACGAGGAGGGCGACATCCGCGCTGCAGTAGCAGGCTACCGACCGAACAAGAGCCGCGCCGATTCCGAATCAGGTCCAGTAGAGAAGCCGAGCGGCCGGTAG
- a CDS encoding carbohydrate ABC transporter permease yields MTVIENTKPESTRKFPLRKRIFGNGHRPGFLTYGLLFAFFLASAYPLWWSVVIGSRSNEALGQTWPPLLPGGNFWTNVGEVFDTIPFWLALGNSVLISGIITVSVVAFSTLAGYSFAKLRFRGRNGLMVAVIATMAIPTQLGIIPLFMMMRTLGWTGEIGAVVIPTLVTAFGVFFMRQYLVDVIPDELIESARMDGASMISTFWHVALPAARPAMAILGLFTFMTAWTDFLWPLLVLDAGNPTLQTALSQLQAARYVDYSIVLTGAVLATLPLLVLFALAGRQLISGIMQGAVKG; encoded by the coding sequence ATGACCGTCATCGAGAACACCAAGCCCGAATCAACCAGGAAGTTCCCCCTGCGAAAGCGGATCTTTGGCAACGGGCACCGTCCGGGGTTTCTCACCTACGGCCTGCTGTTTGCCTTCTTCCTCGCCTCGGCGTACCCGCTCTGGTGGTCCGTGGTCATCGGCAGCCGGTCCAATGAGGCACTCGGTCAGACCTGGCCGCCGCTGCTCCCCGGAGGAAATTTCTGGACGAACGTCGGCGAGGTCTTCGACACCATCCCGTTCTGGCTGGCATTGGGCAACAGCGTCCTCATCTCGGGCATCATCACCGTCTCAGTGGTGGCTTTCTCCACCCTTGCCGGCTACTCCTTTGCGAAGCTCCGCTTCAGGGGGCGCAACGGATTGATGGTCGCGGTGATCGCCACCATGGCGATTCCCACTCAGCTCGGCATCATCCCGCTGTTCATGATGATGCGGACCCTGGGCTGGACAGGTGAGATCGGCGCCGTCGTTATTCCCACCCTGGTAACCGCCTTCGGTGTGTTCTTCATGCGCCAGTACCTCGTGGACGTCATCCCCGACGAGCTGATTGAGTCCGCCCGCATGGACGGTGCGTCAATGATTTCCACCTTCTGGCATGTGGCGCTGCCCGCCGCGCGCCCGGCCATGGCGATCCTCGGACTATTCACCTTCATGACGGCGTGGACGGACTTCCTCTGGCCGCTCCTGGTGCTCGACGCCGGCAACCCCACCCTGCAGACGGCGCTGAGCCAACTGCAGGCGGCGCGTTACGTGGATTACTCGATCGTGCTCACCGGTGCCGTCCTGGCAACACTTCCCCTGCTTGTGCTCTTCGCGCTCGCAGGCCGACAACTCATCTCAGGAATCATGCAAGGAGCAGTGAAGGGCTAA
- a CDS encoding extracellular solute-binding protein: protein MTFSRRTRTITALTGSLALALAATGCGTGSEEPASAENPVELTVTTFGNFGYDDLYAEYEAQNPGVTIEANNIDGSANARTDTFTKLAAGSGLSDVVAVEEGWLGSIMEVSDQFVDLNEYGAQDIKDNWVDWKFEQGTDPNGRVIGYGTDIGPQALCFNQDLFEAAGFPTDREEVAELFGGDDATWETYFDLGRQYNEATGKAWYDQSAFVWNSMVNQMEEGYYTTDGELNIEGNDAMRAKFDLLAAGTADGLSANQKQFDWGKGKAFVDGSFAVHVCPAWMLGTIKEQLESAGGGPESGWDVADVFPGGASNWGGAFLSVPESSENPAEAAKLAAWLTAPEQQVKQSAAANNFPSTIEAQQAIVEAAVPNELFNDAPYGEIFASRAEGVVAQFKGPQDSVIQENVFAPALKILDTGSGTADEAWNEAVKLLNDLVVNN, encoded by the coding sequence GTGACCTTTTCACGACGCACCAGAACCATCACCGCACTGACCGGTTCACTGGCCCTCGCACTGGCAGCTACCGGCTGCGGCACCGGCAGCGAAGAACCGGCCAGTGCCGAGAACCCGGTCGAACTCACCGTTACCACCTTCGGCAACTTCGGCTATGACGATCTGTACGCCGAGTACGAGGCGCAGAACCCCGGTGTGACGATCGAGGCGAACAACATCGACGGCAGCGCCAATGCCCGCACTGATACATTCACCAAGCTCGCGGCGGGCTCCGGCCTGAGCGACGTCGTCGCTGTCGAAGAGGGCTGGCTCGGCTCCATCATGGAAGTTTCCGACCAGTTCGTGGACCTGAACGAATACGGTGCCCAGGACATCAAAGACAACTGGGTCGACTGGAAGTTTGAGCAGGGCACCGATCCCAACGGCCGGGTGATCGGCTACGGCACGGACATCGGTCCCCAGGCATTGTGCTTCAACCAGGACCTCTTCGAAGCAGCCGGGTTTCCCACGGACCGCGAGGAAGTAGCTGAACTTTTCGGCGGGGATGACGCGACCTGGGAAACCTACTTCGATCTCGGCCGCCAATACAACGAGGCGACCGGCAAGGCCTGGTATGACCAGTCCGCGTTCGTCTGGAACTCCATGGTCAACCAGATGGAAGAGGGCTACTACACCACCGACGGCGAGCTGAACATCGAGGGCAATGACGCGATGCGCGCCAAGTTTGACCTACTGGCCGCCGGCACAGCGGACGGACTGTCCGCCAACCAGAAGCAGTTCGACTGGGGCAAGGGCAAGGCATTCGTCGACGGCTCCTTCGCGGTCCACGTGTGCCCGGCCTGGATGCTCGGCACCATCAAGGAGCAGCTTGAATCTGCCGGTGGAGGCCCTGAGAGCGGCTGGGACGTTGCCGACGTCTTCCCCGGCGGTGCCTCCAACTGGGGTGGAGCCTTCCTTTCCGTCCCCGAATCCTCAGAGAACCCTGCCGAGGCCGCCAAGCTTGCAGCCTGGCTCACCGCCCCGGAGCAGCAGGTCAAGCAATCCGCTGCGGCGAACAACTTCCCGAGCACCATTGAGGCGCAGCAGGCGATTGTCGAGGCCGCTGTACCCAATGAACTGTTCAACGACGCGCCTTACGGTGAGATCTTCGCATCGCGCGCAGAGGGCGTCGTCGCGCAGTTCAAAGGTCCGCAGGATTCGGTGATCCAGGAGAACGTCTTCGCACCCGCACTGAAGATTCTCGACACGGGCTCGGGCACGGCCGATGAGGCCTGGAACGAAGCCGTGAAGCTCCTCAACGACCTCGTAGTCAACAACTAG
- a CDS encoding GH1 family beta-glucosidase, with the protein MPLDAIHQLSTTDGTARAWPEGFLWGSATAAAQVEGAGHEGGKEDSVWDAFARVPGAIANGDTLNDAVRHYERMPEDVRIMKELGLGSYRFSTSWARVRPGDRGPNPEGLGFYSRLVDELLGAGILPWLTLYHWDLPQALEEKGGWANRDTAYRFVEYANDVYSALGDRVQHWTTFNEPFCSSLLGYAAGVHAPGRQDPRAAVAAVHHQHLAHGLAVNELRSRGAGQLGITLNLSNAIPRDPADPIDLDAARRFDSLQNRIFLDPILRGAYPEDTLADLEQFGIRDVIHPGDLEIIGTPIDFLGVNHYHDDLISGYPNNDGDDGHSGGTTRKTSSCWIGSEDISFPSRGLPRTAMNWEVNPDGLRKLLVRLGDEYPSLPPLYVTENGAAYDDVVSSDGAIHDVERTKYVLDHVAAVGEAIDAGADVRGYFVWSLLDNFEWSWGYGKRFGIVRVDYESFERTIKDSGHAYRRLISEARANGEVDRSRGQVLTPSGA; encoded by the coding sequence ATGCCACTCGACGCAATACACCAGCTATCCACCACCGACGGCACCGCCAGGGCGTGGCCCGAGGGTTTCCTTTGGGGTTCAGCCACCGCTGCGGCCCAGGTTGAGGGAGCAGGCCACGAGGGCGGTAAGGAGGACTCGGTCTGGGACGCATTCGCACGCGTGCCGGGAGCGATCGCCAATGGTGACACCCTCAACGACGCCGTCCGCCACTATGAGCGCATGCCCGAGGACGTCCGCATCATGAAGGAGCTCGGGCTCGGTTCCTACCGGTTCTCCACCAGTTGGGCCCGCGTCCGTCCCGGGGACCGCGGTCCCAACCCCGAAGGGCTCGGTTTCTACTCCCGGCTCGTCGATGAGCTGCTGGGCGCCGGCATCCTTCCCTGGCTGACCCTCTACCACTGGGACCTGCCGCAGGCACTGGAGGAGAAGGGCGGGTGGGCCAACCGGGACACCGCCTACCGTTTCGTGGAGTACGCGAACGATGTCTACTCGGCACTGGGCGATCGGGTCCAGCACTGGACCACCTTCAACGAACCGTTCTGCTCCTCGTTGCTCGGATACGCAGCCGGAGTGCACGCACCGGGCAGGCAGGACCCGCGTGCCGCAGTTGCCGCCGTCCACCACCAGCACCTGGCCCACGGCCTGGCTGTCAACGAACTGCGCTCCCGCGGCGCCGGCCAGCTCGGCATCACACTGAATCTCAGCAACGCGATTCCGCGGGACCCGGCGGACCCCATCGATCTGGACGCCGCCCGCCGCTTCGACTCGCTGCAGAACCGGATCTTCCTTGACCCGATCCTGCGCGGTGCTTACCCCGAAGACACGCTCGCGGACCTGGAGCAGTTCGGGATCCGGGACGTGATCCACCCCGGAGACCTTGAGATCATCGGTACGCCGATCGACTTCCTCGGCGTGAACCACTACCACGATGACCTCATCAGCGGTTACCCGAATAACGACGGCGACGACGGTCACTCCGGCGGCACCACCCGCAAAACCTCGTCATGCTGGATCGGTTCCGAAGACATCTCGTTCCCGAGCCGGGGTCTGCCCCGCACCGCGATGAACTGGGAGGTCAACCCGGACGGGTTGCGGAAGCTCCTGGTGCGGCTGGGTGATGAGTACCCGTCCCTCCCTCCGCTGTACGTCACGGAGAACGGGGCAGCGTACGACGACGTCGTCAGCAGCGACGGCGCGATTCACGACGTCGAGCGCACCAAATATGTACTGGACCACGTCGCCGCGGTGGGTGAGGCCATCGACGCCGGCGCCGATGTGCGCGGGTACTTCGTCTGGTCACTGCTCGATAATTTCGAGTGGTCCTGGGGGTACGGCAAGCGGTTTGGCATTGTCCGCGTGGACTACGAGTCCTTCGAGCGCACCATCAAAGACAGTGGGCATGCCTATCGCCGGTTGATCTCCGAGGCACGGGCGAATGGGGAGGTGGACCGGTCAAGGGGACAGGTGCTCACGCCGTCTGGGGCCTGA
- a CDS encoding beta-galactosidase produces the protein MPAVETIHRIAHVSWNAPETRPKMANDVDHSPGLNLTNRYILRNGEPWIPVTGEMHYSRQPRERWADALRLMKAGGIDVVATYVFWIHHQPTEADPNFDGNLDLAAFVQLCKEAGLEVILRLGPWCHGEVRNGGHPDWIVSADYTERTNDPRYLEAVGKWFARIGTEVAGLCGEAGPIIGIQVENELYDQPDHILALKEIARESGLFAPLWTATAWGSADIPVGEVFPLYGGYSDGFWVDTDEGWHESFRAHFSFSHQWDDPGIGKDLAGEAWTGAVGVKHPDFPAATCELGGGMATAYHRRPAPSARDIAAVALCKLGSGSAWQGYYMYVGGTNPRGGLQESHATGYPNDLPERNYDFGAPIGAHLQTRESFHRLRNQHSFLAAFGDRLASMNATIPDNDDDGALRWALRSDGRGGFVFINNHRPYEPLPERTGVRFEIGLEHGTVRFPHRPVDIPSGEFMAWPVALEVGGVVVRWATLNVLTILEPEEERPVLVLTANEGVDAHLAVPAGYSVEGHAPIEVDGELVLEGVSGLISLTNDDGAGLRVLILTARQALQAWTPRVGGRRRLVLSEADVVERDGSLAVLAAESGEIAVFPPLGEAGPNGFSQHSFTSPTKAVEVTVEQSAPASAPEERPVVVPGRASAPDQAAFEAHAARFTITVTGKALAGERSLLRLELVGDVASSSFDGREEDVYWNGSEWDIDITPAADTEQRVVEVAVYPLVASAPVWLPEPADRIRASLTEPTAKITSASVVSYREMALPQAGWAN, from the coding sequence ATGCCCGCCGTAGAGACCATTCACCGCATCGCACACGTCAGCTGGAACGCACCCGAAACCCGCCCCAAGATGGCCAACGACGTCGACCATAGCCCGGGCCTCAACCTCACCAACCGATACATCCTGCGAAACGGCGAGCCCTGGATCCCGGTCACCGGTGAGATGCACTACAGCCGCCAGCCGCGTGAACGGTGGGCCGACGCGCTGCGGCTCATGAAGGCGGGCGGCATCGATGTCGTGGCGACCTACGTTTTCTGGATTCACCACCAGCCAACCGAAGCGGACCCGAACTTCGACGGAAACCTCGACCTCGCTGCGTTCGTGCAGCTCTGCAAGGAGGCCGGCCTCGAGGTCATCCTCCGGTTGGGCCCGTGGTGCCACGGCGAGGTCCGCAACGGCGGCCACCCGGACTGGATAGTCAGCGCCGATTACACCGAGCGCACCAACGACCCGCGCTACCTCGAAGCCGTCGGGAAGTGGTTCGCACGGATCGGCACGGAGGTTGCCGGGCTTTGCGGCGAGGCTGGCCCGATCATCGGGATCCAGGTCGAGAATGAGCTCTACGACCAACCGGACCACATCCTCGCGCTCAAGGAGATTGCCCGGGAATCGGGGTTGTTCGCCCCACTGTGGACGGCGACGGCGTGGGGGAGTGCGGACATCCCGGTCGGCGAAGTGTTCCCTCTTTACGGCGGATACTCGGACGGTTTCTGGGTGGACACCGATGAAGGTTGGCACGAGAGCTTCCGGGCGCACTTTTCCTTCTCCCATCAGTGGGATGATCCGGGTATCGGCAAGGACCTTGCGGGGGAGGCGTGGACCGGCGCTGTCGGCGTCAAGCATCCGGACTTTCCCGCTGCCACGTGTGAATTGGGCGGCGGGATGGCAACCGCCTACCATCGCCGGCCCGCGCCGAGCGCCCGCGACATTGCCGCCGTCGCGCTCTGCAAGCTCGGCAGTGGATCCGCCTGGCAGGGCTACTACATGTACGTGGGCGGCACGAATCCGCGAGGAGGACTGCAGGAGTCGCACGCGACCGGTTACCCTAACGACCTCCCGGAACGGAACTACGACTTCGGCGCCCCCATCGGCGCGCACCTCCAGACCCGGGAGAGCTTCCACCGGCTGCGGAACCAGCACTCGTTCCTGGCTGCGTTCGGGGATCGCCTCGCATCAATGAACGCGACTATCCCGGATAACGACGACGACGGCGCCCTCCGCTGGGCGCTACGAAGCGACGGGCGCGGCGGCTTTGTCTTCATCAACAACCACCGGCCGTACGAGCCGTTGCCGGAGCGCACGGGTGTCCGCTTCGAAATCGGCCTGGAACACGGCACGGTCCGCTTCCCGCACCGGCCGGTCGACATTCCGTCCGGTGAGTTCATGGCGTGGCCGGTGGCGCTCGAGGTGGGTGGCGTCGTCGTGCGCTGGGCGACACTGAACGTGCTTACGATCCTCGAGCCGGAGGAGGAGCGCCCGGTTCTGGTGCTGACCGCGAACGAGGGCGTCGATGCCCACCTTGCGGTGCCGGCCGGGTACTCGGTGGAGGGCCACGCACCGATCGAGGTTGATGGTGAACTGGTCCTGGAGGGTGTCTCGGGTCTCATCTCCCTGACCAACGACGACGGCGCCGGGTTGCGCGTCCTGATCCTTACCGCCCGGCAGGCACTGCAGGCATGGACACCGAGGGTGGGAGGCCGTCGTCGTCTGGTGCTCTCGGAAGCGGACGTTGTTGAGCGGGACGGCTCGCTTGCGGTTCTTGCCGCTGAATCGGGTGAAATTGCCGTGTTCCCGCCCCTCGGCGAGGCCGGTCCGAACGGCTTTTCGCAGCATTCGTTCACGTCCCCAACGAAAGCAGTGGAAGTGACCGTCGAACAGTCAGCCCCGGCGTCCGCGCCTGAAGAGCGTCCCGTTGTTGTGCCGGGTAGGGCTTCGGCGCCGGATCAGGCGGCGTTCGAAGCGCACGCTGCCCGTTTCACGATCACGGTGACAGGCAAGGCGCTCGCCGGAGAGCGCTCGTTGCTGCGGCTGGAGCTGGTGGGCGACGTGGCGTCGTCGTCGTTCGACGGCCGGGAGGAGGACGTCTACTGGAACGGGTCCGAGTGGGACATCGACATCACGCCCGCGGCGGACACCGAGCAGAGGGTGGTTGAGGTGGCTGTGTACCCGCTCGTGGCGTCCGCGCCCGTCTGGCTGCCCGAACCGGCGGACCGTATCCGGGCATCCTTGACGGAGCCGACGGCGAAGATCACCAGCGCGTCGGTGGTCAGCTACCGGGAAATGGCATTGCCCCAAGCAGGATGGGCTAACTGA